In the genome of Thermoleophilia bacterium, one region contains:
- a CDS encoding lysylphosphatidylglycerol synthase transmembrane domain-containing protein: MLVAALYLLLPRLVDTQQTLQLLQQANYWLLALAVILEALAIVAYANLTRFILAVLAVKLRLFEVLSITLSSLAVSHVLSAGGVGGWVVTYNALMKRKVPHGLIFVAIAAQQFFNYIVLWFVFALALIYLVVARHESIASYVGGIILIALLLWLTAYGIYLYRRPTRLRRRVGQIATLINRITRRETIQERHLDGWMDNLFAGMRRMTSHRGAFRKATVFACGFWLFDMLCLFVTFMAFGHGIGLSTVAIAFVVAYAIGTLAPTPGGLGAVEGLLIALFVSFGVPSATAVTVVLVYRLINFWLPIIPGLIAYVLVRPGRKPIAEGEVELAAEEVCGVTTPTNAAGLRETPPASTESSSPRPRDARTSNETSDGNSHARRNGSNGRRAALPGGNGWRRRLSLRGAHKDDAASTRTTTEPPQDDDDFFNE; the protein is encoded by the coding sequence TTGCTGGTCGCGGCGCTGTACCTCCTTCTCCCCCGTCTCGTCGACACGCAGCAGACCCTGCAGCTCCTCCAACAGGCCAACTACTGGCTCCTGGCGCTCGCCGTCATCCTCGAGGCGCTGGCGATCGTCGCCTACGCCAACCTCACGCGGTTCATTCTCGCCGTCCTAGCCGTCAAGCTTCGTCTCTTCGAGGTGCTGTCGATCACGCTCAGCAGCCTGGCCGTCAGCCACGTGCTCTCGGCCGGCGGCGTCGGCGGCTGGGTCGTCACCTACAACGCTCTGATGAAGCGCAAGGTGCCGCACGGCCTCATCTTCGTCGCGATTGCGGCACAGCAGTTCTTCAACTACATCGTGCTCTGGTTCGTCTTCGCGCTCGCGCTCATCTACCTGGTGGTGGCGCGCCACGAGTCGATCGCCTCATACGTCGGCGGCATCATCCTCATCGCCCTGCTGCTGTGGCTCACGGCGTACGGCATCTACCTCTATAGACGCCCAACGCGCCTCCGCCGCCGCGTCGGCCAGATCGCCACCCTCATCAATCGCATCACGCGTCGCGAGACGATCCAGGAACGACACCTCGACGGCTGGATGGACAACCTCTTCGCCGGCATGCGCCGCATGACTTCGCACCGCGGCGCCTTCCGCAAAGCCACGGTGTTCGCCTGCGGCTTCTGGCTCTTCGACATGCTCTGCCTCTTCGTGACCTTCATGGCCTTCGGCCATGGCATCGGATTGAGCACCGTGGCGATCGCCTTCGTCGTCGCCTACGCCATCGGGACACTGGCGCCGACCCCGGGTGGGCTAGGCGCCGTCGAGGGTTTGCTCATCGCCCTTTTCGTGAGCTTCGGCGTGCCGTCGGCGACCGCCGTCACAGTCGTCCTCGTCTACCGTCTCATCAACTTCTGGCTGCCGATCATCCCTGGATTGATCGCGTACGTGCTCGTCCGCCCCGGCCGCAAGCCAATCGCTGAGGGCGAGGTGGAGCTCGCAGCCGAGGAAGTCTGCGGCGTCACCACACCGACCAACGCGGCGGGCCTCCGCGAGACGCCGCCGGCAAGCACGGAGTCGAGCTCACCGCGGCCGCGCGACGCACGCACGAGCAATGAGACGAGCGACGGCAACAGCCACGCGCGTCGCAACGGCTCAAACGGCCGCCGCGCAGCGCTCCCCGGCGGCAACGGCTGGCGGCGTCGGCTGAGCTTACGCGGGGCGCACAAGGACGACGCCGCCAGCACGCGGACGACGACAGAGCCGCCTCAGGATGACGACGACTTCTTCAACGAGTAG
- a CDS encoding glycosyltransferase family 39 protein, whose amino-acid sequence MTNLATRLRQRRGSVAAVLLVVILIGAALLRLVGIAWGLPYSLINIDETVVVPMGFRAAQGHVNPQFFLYPSFFFYLLAAVDLLATPVVWLARGANPLTEAAFLVDPGPFYLLGRLVSAAFGTASVYLVYRLGRDTYGRAAGLLGALILAVLPLHVSYSHMAVTDVTATAIALLALVLLAGAAQGRGRRWLVAGAAAAGLATSTKYNLGMLLLPATVAAVVASRADVAARVAAGGGRAAAWLRLLVLRLYLPMFVAFLVGSPFVLLDAPHFVSDFIRQNRIQDRGWLGYENVGNGFWYNLATNLEGTLGVLLLVLCLAAVVWALWRRTTLDLMLAPYVVVYFLYVSTWNALADRYLLPILPLVALLAGRFCVEAVRRVGARRPRLAPAAALLAAVVVAAALYAPLSAALAFDRGLSGVDTRLVAKEWVEANISAGSVIASENYGPPLVSLAAVAAYPPADVPPAYELLELKLPGPGVPEPTHSLAWLHENRVEYVIVTSTVYDRVLRAPSVYPEIVAFYRQLDAEAELVREFAPAAGEHGPVIRIYSLKKSSSS is encoded by the coding sequence ATGACCAACCTGGCGACGCGGCTGCGGCAGCGTCGCGGCAGCGTCGCGGCGGTGCTCCTCGTCGTCATTCTGATTGGCGCGGCGCTTCTGCGCCTCGTGGGTATCGCCTGGGGACTGCCGTACAGTCTCATCAACATCGACGAGACTGTGGTCGTGCCGATGGGCTTCCGCGCCGCCCAGGGTCATGTCAATCCGCAGTTCTTCCTCTATCCGTCGTTCTTCTTCTACCTTCTGGCGGCGGTCGACTTGCTGGCGACGCCGGTCGTGTGGCTGGCGCGCGGCGCGAACCCGCTCACGGAGGCGGCCTTCCTCGTCGATCCGGGGCCGTTCTACCTGCTCGGGCGGCTCGTGTCGGCCGCCTTCGGCACGGCTTCCGTGTATCTCGTGTACCGGCTCGGCCGCGACACCTACGGGCGCGCGGCCGGACTTCTCGGGGCGCTCATCCTCGCCGTGCTGCCATTGCACGTGAGTTACTCACACATGGCGGTCACCGATGTGACGGCGACCGCCATTGCCTTGCTGGCGCTCGTGCTTCTGGCCGGGGCGGCGCAAGGACGCGGCCGCCGCTGGCTGGTCGCGGGAGCGGCCGCCGCTGGGCTCGCAACGTCGACGAAGTACAATCTCGGCATGCTCTTGCTGCCGGCGACCGTCGCCGCCGTGGTCGCGAGTCGCGCCGACGTCGCGGCTCGTGTGGCCGCCGGTGGCGGCAGGGCGGCGGCGTGGCTTCGCCTACTTGTCTTGCGGCTGTATCTGCCGATGTTCGTCGCCTTTCTCGTCGGCTCGCCCTTTGTGTTGCTCGACGCGCCGCATTTCGTCAGCGACTTCATCAGGCAGAACCGCATCCAGGATCGCGGTTGGCTCGGCTACGAGAACGTCGGCAACGGCTTCTGGTACAACCTCGCCACCAACCTCGAGGGCACGCTTGGCGTGCTGCTTCTCGTTCTCTGCCTGGCCGCAGTGGTGTGGGCTCTCTGGCGGCGCACGACGCTGGACTTGATGCTGGCGCCGTACGTCGTCGTCTACTTCCTCTACGTCAGTACCTGGAACGCACTCGCCGACCGGTATCTGCTGCCGATCTTGCCGCTCGTGGCGCTGCTCGCAGGTCGCTTCTGCGTTGAGGCGGTGCGGCGAGTGGGGGCGCGGCGGCCGCGCTTGGCGCCCGCCGCCGCGCTCCTCGCCGCCGTGGTGGTGGCGGCCGCGCTGTACGCTCCGCTGAGCGCGGCCCTCGCCTTCGACCGCGGCCTCTCCGGCGTCGACACGCGCTTGGTCGCCAAGGAGTGGGTCGAGGCGAACATCTCGGCGGGGAGCGTGATCGCGAGCGAGAACTACGGTCCTCCGCTCGTCTCGCTGGCGGCCGTCGCCGCCTATCCGCCCGCAGACGTGCCGCCTGCCTACGAGTTGCTTGAGCTGAAGCTGCCCGGGCCGGGGGTGCCCGAACCGACGCACTCCCTCGCCTGGCTACATGAGAACCGCGTCGAATACGTGATCGTCACCTCGACGGTCTACGATCGTGTGCTGCGCGCCCCGTCGGTGTACCCCGAGATCGTCGCCTTCTACCGGCAACTCGACGCCGAAGCGGAGCTGGTGCGCGAGTTCGCCCCTGCCGCCGGCGAGCACGGCCCTGTCATCCGGATCTACTCGTTGAAGAAGTCGTCGTCATCCTGA
- the hisI gene encoding phosphoribosyl-AMP cyclohydrolase: MDHDNFLKAVKYDGNGLVPCVVQDSQTGEVLMVAWANPEAMAATLQTGEAHFWSRSRKVLWHKGGSSGNVQRVLRASLDCDHDTVLLSVVPAGPACHTGDVSCFREAASEGATVELQPRPA, encoded by the coding sequence ATGGATCACGACAACTTTCTCAAGGCAGTGAAGTACGACGGCAACGGCCTGGTGCCCTGCGTCGTGCAAGACTCGCAGACCGGCGAGGTTCTCATGGTCGCCTGGGCGAACCCCGAAGCCATGGCGGCCACCCTGCAGACCGGTGAGGCGCACTTCTGGAGTCGCAGCCGAAAGGTGCTCTGGCACAAGGGCGGCAGCAGCGGCAACGTTCAGCGCGTGCTGCGCGCGAGCCTCGACTGCGATCACGACACAGTCCTCCTGAGTGTGGTGCCGGCCGGACCCGCCTGTCATACCGGTGATGTGAGCTGCTTCCGCGAGGCGGCAAGCGAGGGCGCGACCGTGGAGCTGCAGCCGCGCCCAGCATGA
- the deoC gene encoding deoxyribose-phosphate aldolase, producing MHAEDLAKTIDHTLLTPTATAADIDRLCREAIEHHFAAVCVFPYFVARCDSLLKAADVKVCSVISFPYGADTARAKMAAAEDAVASGADEIDVVINIPALFSGQFGQVRDDLASVVRAARMRSVNSGRGNVTVKAIIETCYLTTALKKLTCRICEQAGVDFVKTSTGCGPRGATVQDVALLRDCLGEDIGVKASGGIRTVRDVELMINAGAARIGTSAGVAIVRELLEAS from the coding sequence GTGCACGCTGAGGATCTGGCGAAGACCATCGACCACACGCTGCTGACGCCCACGGCGACGGCCGCCGATATCGATCGGCTCTGCCGCGAAGCGATCGAGCACCACTTCGCGGCTGTGTGCGTCTTCCCGTACTTCGTGGCACGGTGCGACAGCCTGCTCAAGGCTGCGGACGTCAAAGTCTGTTCCGTCATCTCGTTTCCGTACGGTGCCGACACGGCTCGCGCCAAGATGGCGGCCGCCGAAGATGCGGTCGCCAGCGGCGCAGACGAGATCGATGTCGTCATCAACATCCCGGCGTTGTTCTCCGGTCAGTTCGGCCAGGTGCGTGACGACCTCGCCTCTGTGGTGCGCGCGGCGCGCATGCGCTCGGTGAACTCGGGGCGCGGCAACGTGACCGTGAAGGCGATCATCGAGACGTGCTACCTCACGACCGCGCTCAAGAAGCTCACCTGTAGGATCTGCGAACAGGCCGGCGTAGACTTCGTGAAGACGTCAACGGGCTGCGGCCCCAGGGGGGCAACGGTGCAGGACGTGGCGCTCCTGCGCGATTGCCTCGGCGAAGACATCGGCGTCAAGGCCTCCGGGGGAATCCGGACGGTGCGCGACGTCGAACTCATGATCAACGCCGGCGCTGCTCGTATTGGCACGAGCGCCGGCGTGGCCATCGTTCGGGAGCTCCTCGAGGCTTCCTGA
- the era gene encoding GTPase Era — MSAPFRSGFVAVFGRPNVGKSTLVNALVGRKVSIVSDHPQTTRRRITGVVNREGVQVVLLDLPGFQRPFDSLTRRMQTAVDDALGEVDAALVVLNVTESFGGGDRYILEAVAAADVPAVFVLNKADLVDEARLAERLAEARAIVGEREMLVVSALRGRGLEDVLGRLSDAMPAGPRYFPEDQSSDQPIELLVAELIREQVLVRTREEVPHAVAVEVVDLEEREDRPLIEIQAQIIVESESQKAICVGKGGQVVKAIGSGARREIESLLGVQVFLSLRVKVRKRWRRDDRYVDHLL, encoded by the coding sequence ATGAGCGCGCCGTTCCGCTCCGGCTTCGTCGCCGTCTTCGGCCGGCCCAACGTGGGCAAGTCGACGCTCGTCAACGCTCTGGTGGGACGCAAGGTGAGCATTGTCAGCGACCACCCGCAGACCACGAGGCGGCGCATCACCGGCGTCGTCAATCGCGAGGGCGTGCAAGTTGTTCTGCTCGATCTGCCCGGCTTCCAGAGGCCTTTCGACTCGCTCACGCGGCGCATGCAGACGGCCGTCGACGACGCGCTCGGCGAGGTCGACGCCGCTTTGGTGGTGTTGAACGTGACGGAGAGCTTCGGCGGCGGCGACCGCTACATTCTGGAGGCGGTCGCCGCCGCCGACGTGCCCGCCGTCTTCGTCCTCAACAAGGCCGATCTCGTCGACGAGGCGCGCCTGGCGGAGCGCCTCGCCGAGGCGCGCGCCATCGTCGGCGAGCGTGAGATGCTCGTCGTCTCGGCGCTCCGTGGGCGCGGTCTTGAGGACGTCTTGGGCCGGCTCAGCGACGCCATGCCGGCCGGCCCTCGCTACTTCCCCGAAGACCAGAGCAGCGATCAGCCGATCGAGTTGCTCGTTGCCGAGCTCATCCGCGAGCAGGTGCTCGTGCGCACGCGTGAAGAGGTGCCGCACGCGGTCGCCGTTGAGGTCGTCGACCTCGAGGAGCGCGAGGACCGGCCGCTCATCGAGATCCAGGCGCAGATCATCGTCGAGTCCGAGTCGCAGAAGGCCATCTGTGTGGGCAAGGGCGGCCAAGTCGTCAAGGCCATCGGCAGCGGCGCCCGCCGCGAGATAGAGAGTCTCCTCGGCGTGCAGGTCTTTCTCAGCCTGCGCGTCAAAGTGCGCAAGCGCTGGCGTCGCGACGACCGCTACGTCGATCACCTCCTCTAG
- a CDS encoding cytidine deaminase — MVPALGRPADAAEERALGAALLMAERAYAPYSGFRVGAVIVDAAGSEYRGVNVENASYPAGLCAERAALAALIAAGGRRPLLVAVAAASGDDCLPCGVCLQALAEFGDPTIVARVGGAPRAIPLHELLTAPFAHASGAAAEREAGR; from the coding sequence GTGGTACCCGCTCTAGGCAGGCCCGCCGACGCGGCGGAGGAACGTGCGCTCGGCGCCGCGCTGCTGATGGCGGAGCGGGCCTACGCGCCCTACTCCGGGTTTCGCGTCGGCGCGGTGATCGTCGACGCGGCGGGTAGTGAGTACCGCGGCGTCAACGTCGAGAACGCCTCGTACCCGGCCGGCCTCTGCGCCGAGCGGGCGGCGCTGGCGGCGCTGATCGCCGCCGGTGGGCGCCGCCCGCTGCTCGTCGCCGTGGCGGCCGCGTCCGGCGACGACTGCCTGCCCTGTGGCGTCTGCCTGCAGGCGCTGGCCGAGTTCGGCGACCCAACCATCGTGGCGCGCGTCGGCGGCGCACCCCGCGCCATACCGCTCCACGAACTGCTGACGGCCCCATTTGCGCACGCCAGCGGCGCTGCCGCGGAACGGGAGGCCGGACGATGA
- a CDS encoding diacylglycerol kinase: protein MPRRRNLLHSFNWAFAGIVHAVRHERNMWVHFAIAGVVLIGSLFFALTRLEVIALLIAISFVLISEMMNTAVEHIVDMITLEDDPRAKIAKDVAAGAVLIAAVNAIGVAYLVFYDKVTSVPYTILSRLRNSPIDVTVIALFIVILAAIALKAVTGRGTAFHGGLPSAHAAVAFASWVAITFVATNTAYALPISAISLFLAILVAQSRVQAGIHTLLEVGVGAALGIVITAILFRLWYPL from the coding sequence TTGCCACGTCGCCGTAATCTCCTGCACAGCTTCAACTGGGCGTTCGCCGGAATCGTCCATGCCGTGCGCCACGAGCGCAACATGTGGGTGCACTTCGCCATCGCCGGCGTGGTGCTCATCGGCAGCCTGTTCTTCGCCCTCACGCGTCTCGAGGTAATTGCGCTCCTCATCGCCATCTCGTTCGTGCTCATCTCCGAGATGATGAACACCGCCGTCGAGCACATCGTCGACATGATTACTCTGGAGGACGATCCGCGCGCCAAGATCGCCAAGGATGTCGCCGCGGGGGCGGTGCTCATCGCCGCCGTCAACGCGATCGGGGTCGCCTACCTCGTCTTCTACGACAAGGTCACGAGCGTCCCCTACACGATTCTTAGCCGCCTGCGAAACTCGCCGATCGATGTGACCGTCATCGCCTTGTTCATCGTCATTCTGGCGGCGATCGCCCTCAAGGCGGTGACGGGTCGGGGGACGGCGTTTCACGGCGGCCTGCCTTCGGCGCATGCCGCCGTCGCCTTCGCTTCGTGGGTGGCGATCACGTTTGTCGCCACCAATACGGCCTACGCGCTGCCGATCTCCGCGATCTCACTGTTTCTCGCCATCCTCGTCGCCCAGAGCCGCGTGCAGGCGGGCATCCACACGCTGCTCGAGGTGGGGGTGGGCGCGGCGCTCGGTATCGTCATCACCGCGATTCTCTTCCGGCTGTGGTACCCGCTCTAG
- the ybeY gene encoding rRNA maturation RNase YbeY — MNEVDVYNATRLAIDGDAVAALVARVLEAEQVTNAELAVEFVGERRIRELNREHRGRDEVTDVLSFPLEEADEEPDPDDPSPRLLGDIVICSRQAVRQAQGDDLPPAFELAVLLVHGTLHLLGYDHEADVGQMLVRQAEVLELVAWEGLIATSP, encoded by the coding sequence GTGAACGAGGTCGACGTCTACAACGCGACCCGGCTGGCGATCGACGGCGACGCCGTCGCGGCGCTGGTCGCGCGTGTTCTCGAGGCCGAGCAGGTGACGAACGCCGAGCTCGCGGTAGAGTTCGTCGGCGAGCGCCGCATCCGCGAGCTCAATCGCGAACACCGCGGCCGCGACGAGGTGACCGACGTGCTCTCGTTCCCCCTTGAGGAGGCCGACGAGGAGCCCGATCCGGACGATCCATCGCCGCGCCTCCTGGGCGACATCGTGATCTGCTCGCGCCAGGCGGTGCGGCAGGCGCAGGGCGACGACTTGCCTCCCGCCTTCGAGCTCGCGGTCCTGCTCGTTCACGGCACGCTGCACCTTCTCGGCTACGACCACGAGGCCGATGTGGGCCAGATGCTCGTGCGGCAAGCGGAGGTGCTCGAGTTGGTTGCGTGGGAGGGGCTCATTGCCACGTCGCCGTAA
- a CDS encoding PhoH family protein, producing MTPATRTAIDLETNGIALALAGEHDANLKILEERLACTLTLRGNVLLLDGDEASVEQARAAIEELVAVIRSERPISPAIVESLMDIAVDASGKPSEVYGDIVWTHRGRQIGPRTMNQKRYVDAIRSHTITFGVGPAGTGKTYLATAMAVSAYFSKQVGRIILTRPAVEAGESLGFLPGTVSEKVDPYFRPLFDALYDMIDGEKLTTLIEKGEIEVAPLAFMRGRTLNDSFIILDEAQNTSPEQMKMFLTRLGFGSKMVVTGDVTQIDLPHSRTSGLVTVPEVLRSIDDIAIVTFDGHDVVRHKLVQRIVNAYKRHEDRLEAARTAPAGGSTAGAEAKP from the coding sequence GTGACGCCGGCGACGCGTACCGCGATCGATCTTGAGACGAACGGCATCGCTCTCGCCCTGGCGGGTGAGCACGACGCCAACCTGAAGATTCTCGAAGAACGCCTTGCCTGCACGCTCACTCTGCGCGGCAACGTGCTCCTCCTCGACGGTGACGAAGCCTCGGTGGAGCAAGCGCGCGCGGCGATCGAGGAACTGGTGGCCGTGATCCGCTCCGAACGGCCGATCAGCCCGGCGATCGTCGAATCGCTCATGGACATCGCTGTCGACGCCTCGGGTAAGCCGTCGGAGGTGTACGGCGACATCGTCTGGACGCATCGCGGCCGTCAGATCGGCCCACGAACGATGAACCAGAAGCGCTACGTCGACGCGATCCGTTCGCACACCATCACCTTCGGTGTCGGGCCGGCCGGCACCGGCAAGACTTACCTGGCGACGGCGATGGCGGTGAGCGCCTACTTCTCCAAGCAGGTTGGGCGCATCATCCTCACGCGTCCGGCGGTCGAAGCGGGGGAGAGTCTCGGCTTTCTCCCGGGCACGGTCTCCGAGAAGGTCGATCCGTACTTTCGGCCGTTGTTCGACGCACTGTACGACATGATCGATGGCGAGAAGCTCACGACGCTGATCGAGAAGGGCGAGATCGAGGTGGCGCCACTCGCTTTCATGCGCGGCCGCACGCTCAACGACTCGTTCATCATCCTCGACGAGGCACAGAACACCTCACCCGAGCAGATGAAGATGTTTCTCACGCGTCTCGGGTTCGGCAGCAAGATGGTCGTGACCGGCGACGTGACACAGATCGACTTGCCGCACAGCCGGACCTCGGGTCTGGTGACGGTCCCCGAGGTCTTGCGCAGTATCGACGACATCGCCATCGTCACTTTCGACGGTCACGACGTGGTGCGCCACAAGCTGGTGCAGCGCATCGTCAACGCCTACAAGCGGCACGAGGATCGCCTTGAGGCGGCGCGGACGGCGCCGGCCGGCGGGAGTACCGCCGGCGCGGAGGCAAAGCCGTGA
- a CDS encoding GatB/YqeY domain-containing protein has product MRELGALEERIRDDATAALKAGDKRRRAALSTFVSALKKERIDSGNVPSEVDELGVLKRERKRRAEAIAVYEQAGRTDLAEQERYEEELLAGYMPEELSDDELEALVEEALAATEAVTAKDMGKVMGWLKPKVAGRADGKRLSTLVREKLGG; this is encoded by the coding sequence ATGAGAGAGCTCGGCGCGCTCGAAGAGCGCATTCGCGACGACGCCACCGCCGCTCTCAAGGCAGGCGACAAGCGCCGCCGTGCGGCGCTCTCAACGTTTGTCTCGGCACTGAAGAAGGAGCGCATCGACAGCGGCAACGTGCCGAGCGAGGTGGACGAACTCGGCGTGCTCAAGCGCGAACGCAAGCGTCGCGCCGAGGCCATCGCGGTCTACGAACAGGCGGGGCGCACCGATCTCGCCGAACAGGAGCGCTACGAGGAAGAACTTCTCGCAGGTTACATGCCCGAGGAGCTTAGCGACGACGAACTCGAGGCGCTTGTAGAGGAGGCCCTAGCGGCGACCGAGGCGGTTACCGCCAAAGACATGGGCAAGGTCATGGGGTGGCTCAAACCGAAGGTCGCCGGCCGTGCGGACGGCAAGCGCCTGAGTACATTGGTGCGCGAGAAGCTGGGGGGCTGA
- a CDS encoding histidine triad nucleotide-binding protein encodes MSDCIFCKIAAGEIPAAFVGETGEFVAFKDINPVAPVHLLVIPRRHVTSIDGIEELGEGTAGRLLSFTVAMARAAGIAESGYRVITNAGPDAGQEVAHMHWHILGGRRLKGLG; translated from the coding sequence ATGAGTGACTGTATTTTCTGCAAGATCGCCGCCGGCGAGATCCCGGCGGCGTTTGTGGGTGAGACGGGAGAGTTCGTCGCCTTCAAGGACATCAATCCCGTGGCGCCGGTCCACCTTCTGGTGATCCCGCGCCGCCACGTCACGTCTATCGACGGCATCGAGGAACTCGGCGAGGGTACGGCGGGGCGGCTGCTCTCGTTCACGGTCGCCATGGCGCGCGCGGCGGGTATCGCCGAGAGCGGTTACCGCGTCATCACCAATGCGGGACCGGACGCCGGTCAGGAGGTCGCTCATATGCATTGGCACATCCTTGGCGGTCGCCGGCTGAAGGGGTTGGGATGA
- a CDS encoding MiaB/RimO family radical SAM methylthiotransferase has protein sequence MTSAASVFVGCKISQADGEQALAELEAAGLSVAARHDEADVVVVHTCCVTAEAERKSRRLVRRFNRPGRRVIVSGCAARLNPEQFAAAGVEVAAAPNWAALAHGAGGEGEGVPVGGDDREQSGVASAADASGRTRFVLKAQDGCAGRCTYCAVRLVRGEPRSVPLADALAAASAALDRGCGEVVLSGIDLGAWRDGELRLPDLVTALADLPGLCRLRLSSLEPRHVDARLLEVLAHERVARHLHLPLQSADDGVLADMNRPYTFVDYMAVAERARARLGDGMLSTDVIVGYPSEDEAAFARTLRVLESGLFGRVHVFAFSARPGTAAAELPPLPAAVVDERRRRALAAAQTAAEAARRSALGRPAEVLVEQYDGGLWKGYSSEYIPYYVEGDARRGELVRVVGRCEHNDGVLAAAKGEADE, from the coding sequence GTGACGTCGGCGGCCTCGGTGTTCGTCGGCTGCAAGATCAGCCAGGCCGATGGAGAGCAGGCGCTGGCCGAACTGGAGGCCGCGGGACTCAGCGTGGCCGCGCGGCACGACGAGGCCGATGTGGTCGTCGTGCACACGTGCTGCGTGACGGCGGAGGCGGAGCGCAAGTCGCGGCGCCTGGTGCGCCGTTTCAACCGGCCCGGCCGGCGCGTCATCGTCTCCGGCTGCGCGGCGCGGCTCAATCCTGAACAGTTCGCCGCGGCCGGCGTCGAGGTGGCGGCCGCGCCCAACTGGGCGGCGCTGGCGCACGGCGCCGGTGGCGAGGGTGAGGGCGTGCCGGTCGGCGGCGATGATCGGGAGCAGAGTGGTGTAGCCAGCGCCGCCGACGCCTCCGGGCGCACGCGCTTCGTGCTCAAGGCGCAAGACGGCTGCGCAGGTCGCTGTACGTACTGCGCCGTACGGCTCGTGCGCGGGGAGCCGCGCAGCGTGCCGCTCGCCGACGCTCTCGCCGCCGCGTCGGCAGCTCTTGACCGCGGTTGCGGCGAGGTGGTGCTGAGCGGCATCGATCTGGGAGCCTGGCGGGACGGCGAGCTCCGGCTGCCGGATCTCGTGACGGCGCTCGCCGACCTGCCCGGACTGTGCCGTCTGCGGCTCTCGTCGCTGGAGCCGCGTCACGTCGACGCGCGGCTCCTCGAAGTCCTGGCGCACGAGCGTGTCGCGCGGCATCTTCATCTGCCGCTGCAGTCGGCCGACGACGGTGTGCTCGCCGACATGAATCGTCCTTATACCTTCGTCGACTATATGGCTGTGGCCGAGCGTGCTCGTGCGCGGCTCGGCGACGGCATGCTGAGTACCGATGTGATCGTCGGATACCCCAGCGAGGATGAGGCCGCCTTCGCGCGCACGCTGCGCGTGCTCGAGAGCGGCCTCTTCGGCCGCGTACACGTCTTCGCCTTCTCGGCGCGGCCGGGCACCGCGGCAGCGGAGCTGCCGCCCCTCCCGGCCGCAGTCGTCGACGAGCGCCGGCGGCGGGCGCTGGCGGCGGCTCAGACCGCCGCCGAGGCCGCCCGCCGCAGCGCCCTCGGCCGACCCGCCGAGGTGCTGGTCGAGCAGTACGACGGCGGCCTCTGGAAGGGGTACAGTTCCGAGTACATCCCCTACTATGTTGAGGGCGACGCTCGACGGGGGGAGCTCGTGCGCGTTGTTGGGCGCTGCGAGCACAACGATGGCGTTCTTGCCGCCGCGAAAGGGGAAGCGGATGAGTGA
- a CDS encoding 50S ribosomal protein L11 methyltransferase, producing the protein MTAATGGQTAPWASVDREQELVDDWSGAAAHARRPDPAALNYLHPEATALIESLQPAGWQEQDGGHTLIFWLEEGRDEAAEQATLKALGRLGTLIAEPEPEGWDEAWKQYHTPHAVGRLYLRPPWFPARDDLLDVVVDPGQAFGTGGHATTRQCLAALHEISPGSLLDLGSGSGVVSLAALRLGFAPVWGIDNDPAAVEAALLNAAANDLAPEFWVGDVTDPANDLPAADVVVANLALQPILRLARRFAASGAGSGVPLPAHLLLAGLLVEQSDAAAAAFPAFRVAAQTVDDMWAMLHLVPRL; encoded by the coding sequence GTGACGGCCGCGACGGGCGGGCAGACGGCGCCGTGGGCGTCGGTCGATCGTGAACAGGAACTGGTCGACGATTGGTCCGGCGCGGCGGCGCACGCCCGGCGGCCCGATCCGGCCGCACTCAACTACCTGCATCCCGAAGCGACGGCGCTGATCGAGAGTCTGCAGCCCGCCGGCTGGCAAGAGCAGGACGGCGGGCACACCTTGATCTTCTGGCTTGAGGAGGGGCGCGACGAAGCGGCCGAGCAGGCAACCCTGAAAGCGCTCGGCCGTCTCGGGACGCTCATCGCCGAACCGGAGCCCGAAGGGTGGGACGAGGCGTGGAAGCAGTATCACACGCCGCACGCGGTCGGCCGCCTGTATCTGCGTCCGCCGTGGTTCCCTGCCCGCGACGATCTCCTGGACGTCGTCGTCGACCCCGGTCAGGCCTTCGGCACCGGTGGTCACGCCACCACTCGGCAGTGTCTGGCGGCGCTGCACGAGATCTCTCCCGGCTCGTTGCTCGATCTCGGGAGCGGCTCCGGGGTGGTGTCGCTGGCCGCCCTGCGTCTCGGTTTTGCCCCCGTTTGGGGGATCGACAACGACCCGGCGGCCGTGGAGGCTGCGCTGCTCAACGCGGCCGCCAACGATCTGGCGCCCGAGTTCTGGGTCGGCGATGTCACTGATCCGGCCAATGATCTTCCGGCGGCCGATGTCGTCGTCGCCAATCTCGCCTTGCAGCCCATTCTGCGGCTCGCGCGCCGGTTCGCGGCGTCGGGCGCCGGCTCGGGGGTGCCGTTGCCTGCCCATCTCCTCCTTGCCGGCCTGCTCGTGGAGCAGAGCGACGCGGCCGCGGCGGCGTTCCCGGCCTTCAGGGTGGCGGCGCAAACGGTGGACGACATGTGGGCTATGCTGCACCTGGTGCCGCGGCTGTGA